One region of Pseudodesulfovibrio senegalensis genomic DNA includes:
- a CDS encoding amidohydrolase family protein, with amino-acid sequence MPELTRARRALTMTPEQPAIDDAAIISDKGVIVSVGRYRDLAPDFSGSVSDLGHVTVVPGLINAHCHLELSHLRGATVAGQGFMVWVEDLLKQPIFDLPEDALAKASRELKRTGTVMVADIATRFPQRMAGFLEESGFFFVVFTEAIGEAVPEHGFVPAGEYELGCGSVAGHSLYTTHVDVLRAAKAESSRLGCPFSLHLAEHDDEVAIMAGEPSEFLDLLQGRGRLLDFEPPRTAPVQQAQALGLLDESTLCVHCVKVSNADIETIRESRASVCLCPRSNEFIGVGRAPWEDIRGVGINCCLGTDSLASNHDLNLWNEAAYFKERYRGSISLAEVLAMMTANPARALGVAHRLGTLEPGRAAAWTTVPEAFLQMFEE; translated from the coding sequence ATGCCGGAACTTACGCGCGCTCGACGCGCCTTGACCATGACCCCCGAGCAGCCCGCGATCGATGACGCAGCCATCATCTCGGACAAGGGGGTAATCGTTTCTGTCGGCCGATATCGGGATCTGGCCCCGGATTTTTCCGGGTCGGTCAGCGATCTCGGCCATGTCACCGTTGTTCCCGGACTGATCAATGCCCATTGCCATCTGGAGCTTTCCCACCTGCGCGGCGCCACTGTTGCCGGGCAGGGGTTCATGGTCTGGGTGGAGGATTTGCTCAAACAGCCCATATTCGATCTCCCCGAAGACGCGCTGGCAAAGGCCAGCCGGGAGCTCAAGCGAACCGGGACCGTGATGGTCGCGGACATCGCGACCCGTTTCCCGCAGCGAATGGCCGGATTTCTTGAAGAATCCGGCTTTTTTTTCGTGGTTTTCACCGAGGCCATCGGCGAAGCCGTGCCCGAGCACGGGTTTGTTCCCGCCGGAGAATATGAACTGGGGTGCGGGTCCGTGGCCGGGCACAGCCTGTACACCACGCATGTGGACGTGTTGCGCGCGGCCAAGGCCGAATCTTCGCGTCTCGGCTGCCCGTTTTCCCTGCATCTGGCCGAGCACGACGACGAGGTGGCCATCATGGCGGGCGAACCATCGGAATTTCTGGATCTGTTGCAGGGGCGCGGCCGGTTGCTGGATTTCGAGCCGCCGCGCACGGCCCCGGTGCAGCAGGCACAAGCTCTCGGTTTGCTGGACGAAAGCACGCTCTGCGTGCATTGCGTCAAGGTCTCAAATGCGGACATCGAAACCATCCGCGAATCCCGCGCGTCCGTGTGCCTGTGCCCGCGCTCCAACGAGTTCATCGGCGTGGGGCGCGCACCGTGGGAAGACATTCGAGGCGTGGGCATCAACTGTTGCCTTGGCACGGATTCATTGGCTTCCAACCATGATCTCAACCTCTGGAACGAGGCCGCCTATTTCAAGGAGCGGTACCGGGGTTCGATTTCGCTGGCCGAGGTGCTGGCCATGATGACCGCGAATCCGGCGCGCGCCCTGGGCGTGGCGCACAGGCTGGGAACGCTGGAGCCGGGCCGGGCCGCTGCCTGGACCACCGTGCCCGAGGCGTTTTTGCAGATGTTCGAGGAATAG
- a CDS encoding elongator complex protein 3 — MRSLAFAHPEPQRPRSRIWPVFIPFAGCPGRCVFCAQHIQTGCAQTGLDRVLETVEADLTRAHELGRGPYELAFFGGTFTALPEGYPERFLALSDTFRKLGLITKTRCSTRPDRVTIPMLKELGARGLHMVELGVQSFDTTALDVSGRGYTADQVHRACDAVRAAGMELGIQLMPGLPGDHDDVFRQDVRETCAIGPDNTRLYPCLVLRGTELEQWWREGRYAPWDLERTRIELTCGVGELWAAGVPVIRMGVAPEEKLQPEIVAGPWHPALGQSVRARVLLEHVKARIAELGRAPRRLEVPFRHSGEIFGHARELVDEYARIGLDRESIRMVDRKRFSLC; from the coding sequence ATGCGTTCGCTTGCCTTTGCCCACCCTGAACCCCAACGCCCGCGTTCCCGGATCTGGCCCGTGTTCATTCCCTTTGCGGGCTGTCCGGGCCGGTGTGTTTTCTGTGCCCAGCATATCCAGACCGGTTGTGCGCAGACAGGGCTGGACAGAGTTCTGGAGACTGTGGAGGCCGACCTCACGCGAGCGCACGAGTTGGGGCGCGGTCCTTATGAACTGGCCTTTTTCGGGGGCACGTTCACGGCCCTTCCCGAGGGATATCCCGAGCGTTTCCTTGCGCTGTCCGATACGTTTCGGAAGCTTGGATTGATAACAAAAACGAGATGTTCCACGCGACCTGATAGGGTGACGATTCCCATGCTCAAGGAGCTTGGCGCACGCGGGCTGCACATGGTGGAGCTGGGGGTGCAGAGCTTTGACACCACGGCGCTGGACGTGTCCGGCCGGGGGTATACCGCGGATCAGGTGCACCGTGCCTGCGATGCCGTGCGCGCTGCCGGGATGGAGCTCGGCATCCAGCTCATGCCCGGCCTGCCCGGCGACCATGATGATGTTTTCCGGCAGGACGTGCGCGAAACCTGCGCCATCGGACCGGACAATACGCGGCTGTATCCCTGTCTTGTATTGCGGGGGACCGAACTGGAACAGTGGTGGCGCGAGGGCCGTTATGCGCCGTGGGATCTTGAGCGCACCCGCATTGAACTGACCTGTGGCGTTGGCGAGCTGTGGGCGGCCGGTGTTCCGGTCATCCGCATGGGCGTTGCGCCCGAGGAAAAACTGCAGCCAGAAATCGTGGCTGGACCATGGCATCCGGCCCTTGGCCAGTCCGTGCGCGCCCGGGTGCTTCTGGAACATGTAAAGGCACGCATTGCCGAGCTTGGCCGCGCTCCGCGTCGGCTGGAGGTTCCCTTCCGGCACAGCGGCGAGATATTCGGCCACGCCCGCGAGCTGGTGGACGAATACGCCCGCATCGGGCTGGACCGCGAATCCATTCGCATGGTGGACAGGAAGCGGTTTTCCCTTTGCTGA
- a CDS encoding NAD+ synthase, with the protein MKIGILQINPVVGDLEGNCARILDAAKKAAAQGADFSIAPELALIGYPPRDLLLYAGFVRKAELAAEQLAGQLADLPPLLMGSVLANHSDTGKPVYNAALWLRDGTIERSFHKSLLPTYDVFDEARYFEPAPKSESGSANILEFMGRKMAVTICEDAWNDKDFWETRPYHTDPLEQAAAHSPDLILNLSASPFSLGKQQLRQNMLGAIAEKYGVPLVYVNQTGGNDDLMFDGRSCIFDARGELVARARGFDESVLVTEVFETAPNAVADDDFSREAETWRALVMGVGDYVTKSGFSTVLLGLSGGIDSGLTAAVAAEALGAENVTGVLMPSPYSSQGSIDDSIALAENLGIKTLTLPIEPIMDSFTQALAQPFAGMEPDTTEENIQSRIRGNLLMALSNKYRSLLLTTGNKSELAVGYCTIYGDMSGGFAVISDVPKVLVFSLCRWINATLGQRIPEAVITKPPSAELRPDQKDEDSLPPYEILDAILELHIEKHKDAEEITALGFDEQTVLHVLRLVSMAEFKRRQAAPGIKLTPRSFGTGWRMPLACKRNL; encoded by the coding sequence ATGAAAATCGGCATACTGCAAATCAATCCGGTGGTGGGCGATCTGGAAGGCAACTGCGCCAGAATTCTGGACGCCGCGAAAAAGGCCGCGGCTCAGGGCGCGGATTTCAGCATTGCCCCGGAACTGGCCCTGATCGGGTATCCGCCCCGCGACCTGCTGCTCTATGCCGGGTTCGTGCGCAAGGCCGAACTGGCCGCTGAGCAACTGGCCGGACAGCTTGCGGACCTGCCGCCCCTGCTCATGGGTTCGGTGCTGGCCAACCATTCGGACACGGGCAAACCCGTGTATAACGCGGCCCTGTGGCTGAGGGACGGCACCATTGAGCGCAGCTTCCACAAGAGCCTGCTGCCCACCTATGACGTATTTGACGAGGCGCGCTATTTCGAACCCGCGCCCAAGTCCGAATCCGGCAGCGCCAACATTCTGGAATTCATGGGCCGGAAAATGGCCGTGACCATCTGCGAAGACGCATGGAACGACAAGGATTTCTGGGAAACGCGGCCCTACCATACCGACCCGCTGGAACAGGCGGCCGCGCACAGCCCGGACCTGATCCTCAATCTTTCGGCCTCGCCCTTTTCGCTGGGCAAGCAGCAACTGCGCCAGAACATGCTGGGGGCCATCGCCGAAAAATACGGTGTCCCGCTCGTCTACGTGAACCAGACCGGCGGCAACGACGATCTGATGTTCGACGGGCGTTCCTGCATATTCGACGCTCGCGGCGAACTTGTGGCCCGGGCACGCGGATTCGATGAATCCGTGTTGGTGACGGAGGTTTTCGAGACCGCGCCCAACGCCGTGGCCGACGACGATTTTTCCCGCGAGGCCGAAACATGGCGCGCGCTGGTCATGGGTGTGGGCGACTATGTGACCAAGAGCGGATTTTCCACGGTGCTGCTGGGCCTTTCCGGGGGCATCGATTCCGGGCTGACCGCTGCCGTGGCCGCGGAGGCGCTGGGTGCGGAAAACGTCACCGGCGTGCTCATGCCCTCGCCCTATTCCAGCCAGGGCAGCATCGACGATTCCATTGCGCTGGCCGAAAACCTGGGCATCAAAACCCTGACCCTGCCCATCGAACCCATCATGGACAGCTTCACGCAGGCACTGGCCCAACCGTTCGCGGGCATGGAGCCGGACACCACCGAGGAAAACATCCAGTCGCGCATCCGGGGCAACCTGCTCATGGCCCTTTCCAACAAATACCGATCCCTGCTGCTGACCACCGGCAACAAGAGCGAGCTGGCCGTGGGCTACTGCACCATCTACGGCGACATGTCCGGCGGGTTCGCGGTCATTTCGGACGTGCCCAAAGTGCTGGTCTTTTCCCTGTGCCGCTGGATCAACGCCACCCTCGGACAGCGCATACCCGAGGCCGTCATCACCAAGCCGCCGTCCGCGGAACTTCGGCCGGACCAGAAAGACGAGGATTCCCTGCCGCCCTATGAAATTCTGGACGCCATCCTTGAACTGCACATCGAAAAGCACAAGGATGCCGAAGAAATAACAGCCCTCGGTTTTGACGAACAGACCGTGCTGCACGTGCTGCGGCTGGTGAGCATGGCGGAGTTCAAGCGCAGGCAGGCCGCGCCCGGCATCAAGCTGACGCCCCGTTCATTCGGCACGGGCTGGCGCATGCCTCTGGCCTGCAAACGCAACCTCTAG
- a CDS encoding WbuC family cupin fold metalloprotein yields the protein MSNSIPAALHAPESPSTPLDRDMLENVVRLSRKSPRKRIIQRLHGPDNAPLQRMLNAMQPGSYLRPHRHQHPPKAETFVMLTGAVRYISFDDQGTITQVLDMRAGSTVFGVDIEPGVWHSLMVLEPDSVVFETKNGPYEQASDKDFAPWSPAEGDPETSAYLSELEKRSDRFLARSAERRG from the coding sequence ATGTCCAATTCCATTCCCGCAGCACTGCACGCGCCCGAATCACCGAGCACCCCGCTGGACCGGGACATGCTGGAAAACGTGGTGCGGCTCTCGCGCAAAAGCCCGCGCAAACGCATCATCCAGCGGCTGCACGGACCGGACAACGCGCCCCTGCAACGCATGCTCAACGCCATGCAGCCCGGCTCGTACCTGCGGCCGCACCGGCACCAGCATCCGCCCAAGGCCGAAACTTTCGTCATGCTCACGGGCGCGGTGCGCTACATATCATTTGATGATCAGGGAACCATCACGCAGGTATTGGACATGCGTGCGGGATCAACGGTGTTCGGGGTAGATATTGAACCCGGAGTCTGGCATTCGCTCATGGTGCTGGAGCCGGATTCCGTGGTCTTCGAAACCAAGAACGGCCCCTATGAACAGGCCTCGGACAAGGATTTCGCACCATGGTCCCCGGCCGAGGGCGACCCGGAAACCAGCGCGTATCTGAGCGAGCTTGAAAAACGGTCGGATAGATTCCTTGCACGATCTGCCGAGCGCAGGGGCTGA
- a CDS encoding aminotransferase class IV: MTHFYNNRYAKGGVPLETYSPAFRFGTGFFETLLYNGKRLMHCDRHVGRIHASLDHFCIPYESVPFEEVCFLLLEKNGLTGSPARVNIFYPVAGEVTRPVVTAAAYTPDPERTYRLNVCPDRHVSTLNVHKTMAYMFFNQAHAQAVAQGFDDALLLDFSDEVLETTTASLLFSKDGQLYETDTPYKLPSLALEIAREHLDIEPRPVALAELSVMDHAYALNSLVGMRPVRRIGHVEYALDEQSCGGVTAAVCGRTGG; this comes from the coding sequence ATGACGCATTTTTACAACAACCGCTACGCCAAGGGCGGTGTGCCTCTGGAAACATATTCGCCCGCGTTCCGGTTCGGGACCGGATTTTTCGAAACCCTGCTCTACAACGGGAAACGGCTCATGCATTGCGACCGCCACGTGGGCCGCATTCATGCCAGCCTCGATCATTTCTGCATCCCCTATGAGTCGGTACCCTTTGAAGAGGTCTGCTTCCTGTTGTTGGAAAAAAACGGGCTCACGGGCAGTCCGGCGCGGGTGAACATCTTTTATCCCGTGGCCGGGGAAGTCACCCGTCCGGTGGTCACTGCCGCGGCCTACACCCCGGACCCGGAGCGCACCTACCGGCTGAACGTCTGCCCGGATCGGCATGTTTCCACACTGAACGTGCACAAGACCATGGCCTACATGTTTTTCAATCAGGCCCACGCGCAGGCCGTTGCCCAGGGTTTCGACGACGCATTGCTGCTGGATTTTTCCGACGAGGTGCTGGAAACCACGACCGCCTCGCTGCTGTTTTCCAAGGACGGTCAGCTGTATGAAACCGACACGCCCTACAAACTGCCGTCGCTGGCTTTGGAGATCGCGCGCGAGCATCTGGACATCGAGCCGAGGCCCGTTGCCCTGGCCGAGCTTTCGGTCATGGATCACGCCTATGCGCTCAATTCATTGGTGGGCATGCGTCCGGTTCGGCGCATCGGGCACGTGGAATATGCTCTGGACGAGCAAAGCTGTGGCGGGGTAACGGCTGCGGTGTGCGGCCGCACGGGCGGGTGA
- a CDS encoding chorismate-binding protein, whose protein sequence is MMPCNESFVLEPGRIPDLEAWLVRNGADAFLSSPGFAGETRCLCGLEPLDELVVREDTAREQLKGFAFSGPGPCLGFLSYDYGMLLRGIGTQKQSGFPLGHLRKYALLVEHDCVSGAVSVSGRDSEQVRRTARILSEPGPQRHPGFFPDLGQPVASMDRPSYEHGVRGTLERIRQGWTYQLNLSTRLGWACDCAAHDPAELFLALHASHGAPFYAHFSSGQYRILSTSPELFVRVRNGRVLSRPIKGTLAVPGERVYSVADVDPELVRALTESEKECAELSMIVDLMRNDISANCEYGSVRVENHRSVFVVDNLLQMHADVRGTLCAGRDCLDLFLDAFPGGSVTGCPKASSMRIIDELEPHARGMFCGSLVIIEDERTMDSSIAIRTAVADTKGGTLDYWAGSGIVIDSCPAREYRETMAKAAKFFGAAAKRGSA, encoded by the coding sequence ATGATGCCCTGCAACGAATCGTTCGTTCTTGAGCCGGGCCGCATCCCGGACCTTGAAGCGTGGCTGGTGCGCAATGGCGCGGACGCGTTTTTGTCCTCGCCCGGGTTTGCCGGGGAAACGCGCTGCCTTTGCGGTCTGGAACCGCTGGATGAATTGGTGGTGCGCGAGGATACCGCGCGTGAGCAACTCAAGGGTTTCGCGTTTTCCGGTCCGGGGCCGTGCCTCGGTTTTCTGAGCTACGACTACGGCATGCTGCTGCGCGGCATTGGAACGCAAAAGCAATCCGGTTTTCCCCTCGGCCATCTCAGGAAATACGCGCTGCTGGTGGAGCATGACTGTGTGAGCGGAGCCGTGAGCGTATCCGGCCGGGACAGCGAACAGGTTCGGCGCACGGCCCGCATTTTGTCTGAACCGGGTCCGCAGCGCCACCCCGGATTCTTTCCCGATCTGGGGCAGCCTGTCGCGTCCATGGACAGGCCATCCTATGAGCATGGCGTGCGCGGGACGCTGGAGCGCATCCGGCAGGGCTGGACGTATCAGCTCAACCTGTCCACGCGGCTGGGCTGGGCCTGCGATTGTGCGGCCCATGACCCGGCTGAACTGTTTTTGGCCCTGCACGCGAGCCACGGCGCGCCTTTTTACGCCCATTTTTCCAGTGGGCAATACCGCATTCTGTCCACATCGCCGGAACTGTTTGTGCGCGTGCGCAATGGTCGGGTGCTTTCCCGTCCCATCAAGGGAACATTGGCCGTGCCTGGCGAGCGCGTGTATTCCGTGGCTGACGTGGACCCCGAATTGGTGCGTGCGCTGACCGAATCCGAAAAGGAGTGCGCGGAGTTGTCCATGATCGTGGACCTGATGCGCAACGACATCAGCGCCAATTGCGAATACGGGTCCGTGCGTGTGGAAAACCACAGGTCCGTGTTCGTGGTGGACAATTTGCTGCAGATGCATGCGGACGTGCGCGGCACCCTGTGCGCGGGCAGGGACTGTCTTGACCTGTTTCTGGATGCGTTTCCGGGCGGTTCCGTGACCGGGTGTCCCAAGGCCAGCTCCATGCGCATCATCGACGAGCTGGAGCCGCACGCGCGCGGCATGTTCTGCGGCAGTCTGGTGATCATCGAGGACGAGCGCACCATGGATTCGTCCATTGCCATCCGCACGGCCGTGGCCGATACAAAGGGCGGCACTCTGGATTATTGGGCCGGGAGCGGAATTGTAATTGATTCATGTCCGGCCCGCGAATACCGTGAAACCATGGCCAAGGCAGCCAAGTTTTTTGGTGCTGCAGCAAAGCGAGGGTCTGCATGA